A window of the Lysinibacillus irui genome harbors these coding sequences:
- a CDS encoding DUF2087 domain-containing protein, with protein sequence MDVNELFWQAPINDLKKGYIDEKTHFTCLLCGEKVEKGIIYPYEGLLYEAEKMMQQHITVAHQSVFHYLNGLNKKMTGLTEHQSHILRLFYEGKSDQDIKEELEIGSATTIRHHRFALKEKERQAKTLLVMMELLKEQDQKEEPFVPIHKTATMVDDRYNVTHSEEQQLLEKFFPHGIGKELVRFPKREKQKIVVLRAITKLFDAEKQYTEKELNEVIKPMYEDYVHIRRYLIEYGFLDRKADGSAYWVKK encoded by the coding sequence ATGGATGTAAACGAACTATTTTGGCAAGCTCCTATCAACGACCTCAAAAAGGGCTACATCGACGAAAAGACACATTTCACTTGCTTATTGTGCGGTGAAAAAGTAGAGAAAGGGATTATATATCCCTATGAAGGCTTACTGTATGAAGCGGAAAAAATGATGCAGCAACATATAACAGTTGCACACCAATCTGTCTTTCATTATTTAAATGGTCTCAATAAAAAAATGACAGGCTTAACAGAACACCAAAGTCATATTTTACGCTTATTTTATGAAGGTAAATCCGACCAGGATATAAAAGAGGAATTAGAGATTGGAAGTGCCACGACTATTCGCCACCACCGTTTTGCGTTAAAAGAAAAAGAACGCCAAGCCAAAACATTGTTGGTAATGATGGAGTTATTGAAGGAACAAGATCAGAAGGAGGAACCATTTGTGCCTATTCATAAAACAGCTACAATGGTGGACGATCGCTACAACGTCACCCACTCGGAAGAACAGCAATTATTAGAAAAATTCTTTCCACATGGTATCGGCAAGGAGCTAGTACGTTTCCCTAAACGAGAAAAGCAGAAAATTGTAGTACTCCGTGCCATAACAAAGCTATTTGACGCAGAAAAACAATACACGGAAAAAGAATTGAATGAAGTAATCAAACCGATGTATGAAGACTATGTCCATATTCGTCGCTACTTAATTGAATATGGATTTCTAGACCGAAAAGCAGACGGTAGTGCCTATTGGGTAAAAAAATAA
- a CDS encoding ZinT family metal-binding protein, with the protein MNKKWLVPFAVATIASTLVACQEKEKEEDVVAKATEHREDHEQHHNHSHGEQTDKDKQISKGYFEDSDITDRPLTNWQGEWQSVYSYLLDGTLDGVLEHKAAHGDKTAEEYKEYYKVGYQTDVTQIEIAENTMIFYRNGEVVTGTYVYDGYEILTYDKGNRGVRYIFKQTDENSQAPTYVQFSDHIISDQASTHFHIYFGDDRAELLEELDNWPTFYPKSLTGEEIAEEMEAH; encoded by the coding sequence ATGAATAAAAAATGGTTAGTGCCATTTGCAGTAGCAACAATTGCTTCTACTTTAGTGGCGTGTCAGGAGAAAGAAAAAGAGGAGGATGTGGTTGCTAAAGCGACAGAGCATAGGGAGGACCATGAACAACATCACAATCACAGCCATGGGGAACAAACAGATAAGGATAAACAGATTTCCAAAGGTTATTTTGAGGATAGTGATATTACAGATCGCCCATTAACGAATTGGCAAGGTGAATGGCAATCTGTCTATTCCTATTTGTTAGATGGAACATTAGATGGGGTATTAGAGCATAAAGCTGCTCATGGCGATAAAACGGCTGAGGAATATAAGGAATATTACAAAGTTGGCTACCAAACAGATGTCACACAAATTGAAATTGCCGAAAATACAATGATATTTTATAGGAATGGAGAAGTTGTTACAGGTACATATGTGTATGATGGATATGAGATTTTAACATATGACAAAGGTAATCGTGGCGTTCGCTATATATTCAAGCAAACAGATGAAAATTCACAAGCGCCAACATATGTACAATTTAGTGACCATATTATTTCAGATCAAGCATCAACACATTTTCATATTTACTTTGGTGATGATCGTGCAGAGCTGTTAGAGGAGCTGGATAATTGGCCCACATTTTATCCGAAATCATTAACAGGGGAGGAAATTGCTGAGGAAATGGAGGCTCATTAG
- a CDS encoding GIY-YIG nuclease family protein, translated as MDQKKELKEMYKDMKIEAGVFTMTNTQTGKVFVGSFNNLKRLNGFQFMLKTNTHTNKELQADYNTFGQDAFEVKIVEYLKKKEEGYFDAKRELEKLEQKWLDTLKPFGERGYHS; from the coding sequence ATGGATCAGAAAAAAGAGTTAAAAGAAATGTATAAAGACATGAAAATTGAAGCAGGCGTTTTTACAATGACTAATACACAAACAGGAAAAGTGTTTGTCGGTAGCTTTAATAACTTGAAAAGGCTAAATGGCTTTCAATTTATGCTAAAAACAAATACACATACCAATAAAGAGCTTCAAGCTGATTACAATACGTTTGGCCAAGATGCTTTTGAAGTGAAAATTGTTGAATATTTGAAGAAAAAAGAAGAGGGCTATTTCGATGCTAAAAGAGAACTCGAAAAACTAGAGCAAAAATGGCTGGACACGTTAAAGCCTTTTGGTGAGCGTGGTTATCATTCTTAA